A genomic segment from Methanolobus zinderi encodes:
- the mtaB gene encoding methanol--corrinoid protein co-methyltransferase MtaB — MAVNRFTEMAYADADEMVFGNAKKPVKAGLGLEIGAGYTTAEVNYAPRPEAGETKEKLVNEYQRITKDIMSRMVQVGFPSVVLETEHVQQMTNHPEWGAAVAHAQKTIMEEYYEEYGIKCALRHTPGDIRENKEFMELRGDKLNVVVESFEQVAESGADLLSIESMGGKEIFDYAVLRNDIAGMLYAIGCLGTMDMEFLWQEIAGIAQKKGVTAAGDTDCAQANTAMFIAGGLLDKNLAHTLAIIARAISAPRSLAAYEAGAVGPGKDCGYENIIVKAISGMPMSFEGKTSTCAHSDVMGNLIMQCCDLWSNESVEYHGEFGGTTVQCWAESLNYDCALMNTALKSGNEKMLRDLLMASDRFRDPQSYILAYDNAYKVGEAIVKDGDDIYLRAKNAAVECCNLLNDSEGLDMTKFEIAALEKATSELNALTSESETFMSDNLEKFKAEVPVFKPENYAL; from the coding sequence ATGGCAGTAAACAGATTCACAGAAATGGCATATGCAGATGCTGATGAGATGGTCTTCGGTAACGCAAAGAAACCTGTAAAAGCAGGTCTCGGTCTTGAGATCGGTGCAGGTTACACAACCGCAGAAGTCAACTACGCACCAAGGCCAGAAGCAGGAGAGACAAAGGAGAAGCTCGTAAACGAGTACCAGAGGATCACAAAAGACATCATGTCAAGAATGGTCCAGGTCGGTTTCCCGTCCGTAGTACTCGAGACAGAGCACGTCCAGCAGATGACCAACCATCCTGAGTGGGGAGCAGCTGTCGCACACGCACAGAAGACCATCATGGAAGAATACTATGAAGAATATGGTATCAAATGTGCACTCAGACACACTCCTGGTGACATCAGGGAAAACAAGGAGTTCATGGAACTCAGAGGCGACAAGCTTAACGTCGTTGTAGAGTCCTTCGAGCAGGTCGCAGAAAGCGGCGCAGACCTCCTGTCCATCGAATCAATGGGCGGAAAGGAGATCTTCGACTATGCAGTACTCAGGAACGATATTGCAGGTATGCTCTACGCAATCGGCTGTCTCGGTACCATGGACATGGAGTTCCTCTGGCAGGAGATCGCAGGTATCGCACAGAAGAAGGGAGTAACCGCTGCTGGTGACACAGACTGTGCACAGGCAAACACTGCAATGTTCATTGCAGGGGGTCTCCTTGACAAGAACCTCGCACACACCCTCGCAATCATCGCAAGGGCAATCTCCGCTCCAAGATCACTCGCAGCATACGAAGCTGGCGCAGTAGGTCCAGGTAAGGACTGTGGTTACGAGAACATCATCGTAAAGGCAATCTCAGGTATGCCAATGTCCTTCGAAGGTAAGACATCCACCTGTGCTCACTCAGATGTCATGGGTAACCTTATCATGCAGTGCTGTGACCTTTGGTCAAACGAGTCCGTTGAATACCACGGTGAATTCGGTGGTACAACCGTACAGTGCTGGGCAGAGTCCCTCAACTACGACTGTGCACTCATGAACACTGCACTTAAGTCAGGAAACGAGAAGATGCTCAGAGACCTCCTCATGGCTTCCGACAGGTTCAGAGATCCACAGTCATACATCCTTGCATACGACAACGCATACAAGGTAGGAGAGGCAATCGTAAAGGACGGAGACGACATCTACCTCCGTGCAAAGAACGCTGCTGTAGAATGCTGCAACCTCCTGAACGACTCCGAGGGTCTTGATATGACCAAGTTCGAGATCGCTGCACTCGAGAAGGCAACATCCGAACTCAATGCACTCACATCAGAGTCCGAAACCTTCATGAGCGACAACCTCGAGAAGTTCAAGGCAGAAGTTCCAGTCTTCAAGCCAGAAAACTACGCACTCTAA
- the mtaC gene encoding methanol--corrinoid protein MtaC — MLIVDKEGILIRYNVKMEQSMTPEDAAAELYPEDELIRPIAEAIFEGEEDDVVEGLEAAIEAGKDPITLIDDALMVGMKVVTDLYDQGVIFLPNVMMSADAMLDGIEYCKDQGAAPKVKGKVVVHVAEGDVHDIGKSIVAALLRANGYEVVDLGRDVPADEVIAAVKEEKPMMLTGTALMTTTMYAFKEVNDRLIEAGLELPFQCGGGAVNQDFVSTYALGVYGEEAADAPKMADAILAGKDLEALKAEFHKH, encoded by the coding sequence ATGCTTATAGTAGACAAAGAAGGCATACTAATAAGGTATAACGTAAAAATGGAACAATCAATGACCCCTGAGGACGCAGCAGCTGAACTCTACCCAGAGGATGAGCTCATCCGTCCGATCGCAGAAGCGATTTTCGAGGGTGAAGAAGACGACGTTGTTGAAGGTCTTGAGGCAGCGATCGAAGCAGGAAAGGACCCAATCACTCTTATCGACGATGCTCTTATGGTCGGTATGAAAGTTGTAACAGACTTATACGACCAGGGTGTCATCTTCCTTCCAAACGTTATGATGTCCGCAGATGCAATGCTCGACGGTATCGAGTACTGTAAGGACCAGGGTGCAGCACCAAAGGTAAAAGGAAAGGTCGTTGTCCACGTCGCAGAAGGTGACGTACACGACATCGGAAAGTCAATCGTTGCAGCACTTCTCAGAGCAAACGGCTATGAAGTAGTAGACCTTGGCCGTGACGTACCAGCTGATGAAGTTATCGCAGCTGTCAAAGAAGAGAAGCCAATGATGCTTACCGGAACAGCACTGATGACAACCACAATGTACGCATTCAAGGAAGTAAACGACAGGCTCATTGAAGCAGGACTCGAACTTCCATTCCAGTGCGGTGGCGGAGCTGTAAACCAGGATTTCGTATCAACCTATGCACTTGGTGTATACGGTGAAGAGGCAGCAGACGCACCAAAGATGGCTGATGCAATCCTCGCAGGAAAGGATCTGGAAGCACTGAAAGCAGAATTCCACAAACACTAA
- a CDS encoding PAS domain S-box protein, giving the protein METDVSCKDPTYALDGLGVSSDDPVLRECDRFRTILDSIDESFVVLDREFRIIYANHSFCSNFAVSSDEVRGTLLFDLKNIQWDEDKLEHLLSRIFSRGSSIDKFRATHITSNSRTELRVRARGLDTGTGYNTHILLTFKELDGPQKEEEIFSMPDDSYFTLVENINDGIVILQNGKLRFANKKFSELTGYSRKELMNTDFSNYVPETYRRMMSKRFKKVLKDMRGPHRNNELELLTSSGALIPTEVSFSYIVHNSRPSIMLNIRDITERKEAELQLEASKEKYSTLVEKSNDGIVIIQDGILNFINSKFTELTGYSKDDLLGSEVLDYVPEEYRRMVSKRFKKVLKDRRSLRRSNEIEFHTKKGDLLPAEIGLSFIHHEDRPSIMMNVRDISERKQAEKELRDSEKKYSTLVEKSNDGIIIVRNGILVFANMKFCEITGFSKDEILRRPFENFLPLEYRQVILRRFRRSLEKNRETPLKYEIELLSKEGVNTPAEINSSIIEHEGEPAIMAILRDITDQKNKEKKLLELIEVQKVMETVIKSSPAVVFFWRPEEDWRVDFVSENISQFGYDADDLISGNILYGDIVHPSDLERFTTEPEVWAKGEENLSFEYRILTKSGEIRWVDERSVVKRDAEGHILYIQGIIVDITERKNVQNFMHLVSDPGTFFSPVGDPGDIFYQLLEFTTGMENLDCGALYLIDESTGDMNIVAHRGFSSRFVKSTRHYAANSVNARVLMTDYPLYTRYYELNSMIPGNNLSYEGLEATAIIPIKHSEETVAVLMLASHSAYEIPFGIRNSLETVTAQIGPVIGRMREQADSVKDLHGLQVIFDSIEDLVFMVDDDGCILYVNPFACDLLGYSVDELKGMNILNLHPQKKLLEAASVLGDVIAGQMPFYDIPFEARDKTIVPVGTKCTRGQLDGMEVVILLSRTSQ; this is encoded by the coding sequence ATGGAAACTGATGTATCCTGTAAAGATCCGACATATGCTCTGGATGGATTAGGAGTATCCAGCGACGATCCTGTTCTCAGGGAATGCGATCGTTTCAGAACGATACTGGATTCCATTGATGAGTCCTTTGTTGTGCTGGACAGGGAATTCAGGATCATCTATGCTAATCACTCGTTTTGTAGCAATTTTGCAGTCAGCTCTGATGAAGTAAGGGGAACTTTGCTCTTTGACCTTAAGAACATCCAGTGGGATGAAGATAAATTAGAGCATCTTCTTTCCCGTATTTTCAGTCGGGGTAGTTCAATAGATAAGTTCAGAGCTACACATATCACCAGTAACAGCAGGACAGAGCTACGCGTGCGGGCCCGTGGGCTGGATACAGGCACAGGATACAATACACATATTCTGCTGACATTCAAAGAACTCGATGGTCCGCAGAAAGAAGAAGAAATCTTCAGTATGCCGGATGACAGTTATTTTACGCTTGTCGAAAACATTAATGACGGGATAGTCATCCTGCAGAATGGTAAGCTGAGATTTGCCAATAAGAAGTTCTCGGAACTTACCGGCTATTCTAGAAAGGAATTGATGAACACTGACTTTTCAAACTACGTTCCTGAAACCTATCGACGTATGATGTCCAAGAGGTTCAAAAAGGTTCTCAAGGACATGCGTGGCCCACACCGCAACAATGAGCTGGAGCTTCTGACCTCATCCGGGGCGCTTATACCCACGGAAGTAAGTTTTTCCTATATAGTACACAATTCCAGACCCTCGATAATGCTCAACATCAGGGATATTACCGAGCGCAAAGAAGCAGAGTTGCAGCTTGAGGCATCAAAGGAGAAATATTCCACACTGGTTGAAAAGAGCAACGACGGAATTGTGATCATACAGGACGGGATACTGAATTTTATTAACTCGAAATTCACAGAACTAACCGGCTACTCAAAGGATGATCTGCTGGGCAGTGAAGTTCTGGACTATGTCCCCGAGGAATACAGGCGGATGGTGTCCAAGAGGTTCAAGAAAGTACTCAAGGACAGGCGAAGTCTTCGACGCAGCAATGAAATCGAGTTCCATACCAAAAAGGGAGATCTTCTGCCGGCGGAGATCGGGCTTTCTTTCATCCATCATGAGGACAGACCTTCAATTATGATGAATGTCAGGGATATCTCTGAGCGAAAGCAGGCAGAGAAGGAATTGCGAGATTCCGAAAAGAAATATTCAACCCTTGTCGAGAAAAGTAATGACGGTATCATTATAGTTCGCAACGGAATCCTTGTCTTCGCAAATATGAAGTTCTGCGAGATAACCGGTTTTTCCAAGGATGAAATACTCAGAAGGCCGTTCGAGAATTTCCTGCCACTGGAATACAGACAGGTCATCCTGAGGCGTTTCAGGAGAAGCCTGGAAAAGAACCGCGAGACTCCGTTGAAGTATGAGATCGAACTGCTTTCAAAAGAAGGGGTCAATACCCCGGCGGAAATAAACTCCTCGATAATCGAACACGAAGGCGAACCTGCCATAATGGCAATTCTCAGGGATATCACAGACCAGAAGAATAAGGAGAAAAAACTTCTTGAACTCATTGAGGTTCAGAAGGTAATGGAAACTGTGATCAAAAGCAGCCCTGCGGTTGTATTCTTCTGGAGACCTGAAGAGGACTGGAGGGTGGATTTTGTTTCCGAGAATATCTCACAGTTCGGATACGATGCCGATGATCTGATCTCCGGAAATATCCTCTACGGGGATATAGTGCATCCTTCTGACCTGGAACGTTTTACCACCGAACCTGAAGTGTGGGCAAAGGGAGAAGAGAATCTTTCCTTCGAGTATCGTATTCTTACAAAATCCGGTGAGATCAGATGGGTGGATGAGAGGTCTGTGGTAAAGCGAGATGCTGAAGGTCATATTCTGTATATCCAGGGTATCATAGTCGATATTACCGAACGTAAGAACGTGCAAAACTTCATGCACCTTGTTTCCGATCCAGGCACCTTCTTCAGTCCGGTCGGAGATCCCGGTGATATTTTCTACCAGTTACTTGAATTCACCACGGGAATGGAAAACCTGGATTGCGGGGCATTGTATCTGATAGACGAGTCCACGGGAGACATGAACATTGTAGCTCACAGGGGCTTTTCCTCACGATTTGTGAAGAGCACTCGTCATTATGCTGCCAATTCTGTCAATGCAAGGGTCCTGATGACGGATTATCCGCTATATACGCGATATTATGAGCTCAATTCCATGATACCTGGAAACAACCTGAGCTATGAGGGACTTGAGGCTACAGCCATCATCCCGATAAAGCACAGTGAGGAAACTGTGGCCGTACTGATGCTTGCTTCTCACAGTGCATATGAAATACCCTTTGGTATACGCAATTCCCTTGAAACGGTGACTGCACAGATAGGTCCGGTTATAGGTCGTATGAGAGAGCAGGCGGATTCTGTAAAGGATCTTCATGGATTGCAGGTGATTTTTGATTCCATCGAGGACCTTGTATTCATGGTCGATGATGACGGCTGTATTCTCTACGTTAATCCATTTGCCTGCGATCTCCTGGGCTATTCCGTTGATGAGCTAAAGGGTATGAATATACTGAACCTGCATCCGCAGAAAAAATTACTTGAAGCAGCTTCCGTACTTGGCGATGTAATTGCGGGTCAGATGCCATTTTATGATATTCCCTTTGAGGCCCGGGACAAGACAATTGTCCCTGTGGGAACAAAATGTACCAGGGGACAACTTGACGGGATGGAAGTTGTTATACTCCTGTCCAGGACATCACAATAA
- the mtaC gene encoding methanol--corrinoid protein MtaC: protein MIDIDPSSILVRYNVKLESERSPDDVAREMFPEDELIRNIVEAVFEGDEDEVIMTLQKAVDQGKDAIDLIDDALIVGMDIVSQLYEEGMLFLPDVMISSQAMTDGIEYCKKISGRNHEYKGKVVSFVVEGDVHDIGKKILTVFLRSNGYEVIDLGSDVPVDEVVGSVIENKPIMLTGTALMTTTMYSFKEIRDRLFDNGVNIPFICGGGAVTQDFVDRYDLGIYCDDAAIVPKIADEVLKNATIDDLRTKFHSK from the coding sequence ATGATTGATATCGATCCATCTTCTATCCTGGTCAGATACAACGTCAAGCTTGAAAGTGAAAGATCTCCTGATGATGTTGCCAGAGAGATGTTTCCCGAAGATGAGCTGATCCGCAATATCGTGGAAGCTGTTTTTGAAGGTGACGAGGACGAGGTGATTATGACACTGCAGAAGGCCGTGGATCAGGGGAAGGATGCAATTGACCTGATAGATGATGCGCTCATAGTCGGAATGGATATAGTTTCCCAGTTATATGAAGAGGGGATGCTTTTCCTGCCCGATGTTATGATATCTTCACAAGCAATGACAGACGGGATAGAGTATTGTAAGAAAATATCCGGCCGAAACCATGAGTATAAAGGAAAGGTTGTCTCCTTTGTTGTCGAAGGTGATGTGCATGACATCGGCAAGAAGATACTCACGGTCTTTTTGAGATCCAATGGCTATGAAGTGATAGATCTCGGGAGTGATGTTCCTGTAGATGAGGTAGTAGGCTCTGTTATTGAAAATAAACCCATAATGCTTACCGGTACTGCACTGATGACCACAACAATGTACTCTTTCAAGGAGATCAGGGACCGGCTTTTCGATAATGGGGTCAATATCCCTTTTATCTGTGGCGGAGGTGCTGTCACCCAGGACTTTGTAGATCGCTATGACCTTGGCATTTACTGTGATGATGCGGCGATTGTTCCGAAAATAGCCGATGAAGTGTTAAAAAATGCTACAATTGATGATCTGCGGACAAAATTCCACAGCAAATGA
- a CDS encoding VOC family protein, giving the protein MPTIVHFDVPADDLERAKEFYSGLFGWNFEHPPGMEDYYLIETTGLDGEEGVRGGMGHRGSPEQRMAGYIGVPSVDEYAEKVTDAGGKILNRMPVPGWGYLAICLDTENNIFGLWEENSDAK; this is encoded by the coding sequence ATGCCGACTATAGTACACTTTGATGTCCCTGCAGATGATCTTGAGCGCGCCAAGGAATTCTATTCCGGACTTTTTGGCTGGAACTTCGAACACCCTCCCGGAATGGAGGACTACTATCTCATTGAAACCACAGGTCTTGATGGTGAAGAGGGTGTAAGGGGCGGTATGGGTCACAGAGGATCTCCTGAACAGAGAATGGCCGGCTACATCGGAGTACCTTCTGTGGACGAATATGCAGAAAAGGTCACTGATGCGGGAGGAAAGATCTTGAACAGGATGCCTGTGCCGGGCTGGGGATATCTTGCGATCTGTCTTGATACGGAAAACAATATTTTCGGGCTGTGGGAGGAGAACAGCGACGCAAAATAA
- a CDS encoding small ribosomal subunit Rsm22 family protein yields the protein MSEKEIISALKYVSRMKPEFMLSEMRNYIKSEMYTQEIYNIASSSFFDLGLDIVPVDDDFKVFRAPGGFIELSDREEQINEAFFRTAGVSRKLERLIEQFIEKKTGKDWDDPVILDRIRKAVVSQKADYWKSKGSRNISYEKGYDILGYLAYQFPVYFVQFQHILYGMAEDGLLKKRMKVLDVGSGPGTVPLAITDLYNRLEDNKALVHSIEMYDENIEAYNFLVPEYAGIKDKVDVREPEKIDIKKLDVGKLPENIDLMVFSNVLNEIKDLSNSEKAELVKEMSEKLNQNGSILIIEPADKVNSTEMRGLAISLKVMGLGIYSPCSFIWGSGCNPQGCWSFEQQEDIDPTRLMTRLAECDEPYRYINLDIKYTYVILRKDNLTRIKYRVSPKAKFAKLSKLGKHTGKRINVIASLMSGDLGDEKNHLFKICDGTSAKPVYAVLPGHNLTPENEVITNARYGSLLSFQNILVRYNEANDSYNLLLSKGSLVEAVEG from the coding sequence ATGTCTGAAAAGGAGATAATATCCGCACTGAAGTACGTCTCACGTATGAAACCGGAGTTCATGCTGTCAGAGATGCGAAATTATATTAAGAGCGAGATGTACACACAGGAAATCTACAATATAGCAAGTTCATCTTTCTTTGATCTGGGACTTGATATAGTTCCTGTTGATGATGATTTTAAAGTGTTCCGTGCTCCCGGAGGGTTTATTGAGCTAAGTGACAGGGAAGAGCAGATCAATGAAGCGTTCTTCCGAACTGCAGGTGTTTCAAGAAAACTTGAAAGACTCATCGAGCAGTTTATAGAAAAAAAGACAGGTAAGGACTGGGATGACCCGGTTATACTTGACAGGATCAGAAAAGCTGTTGTTTCCCAGAAGGCTGATTACTGGAAGAGTAAAGGATCTCGCAATATAAGTTATGAAAAGGGTTATGATATCCTCGGATACCTTGCATACCAGTTTCCGGTATACTTCGTGCAGTTCCAGCATATCCTGTATGGTATGGCAGAGGATGGCCTGCTAAAAAAGCGCATGAAAGTACTGGATGTAGGCTCCGGGCCCGGAACAGTTCCTCTGGCTATCACTGACCTTTATAACCGGCTGGAAGACAATAAGGCACTTGTGCACTCCATAGAAATGTATGATGAGAATATCGAGGCATATAACTTCCTGGTACCTGAATATGCCGGGATAAAGGATAAAGTTGATGTCAGGGAACCTGAAAAGATCGACATTAAAAAACTGGATGTTGGCAAACTGCCGGAAAATATCGACCTGATGGTCTTTTCAAATGTACTGAATGAGATAAAGGACCTATCAAATTCAGAAAAGGCCGAACTTGTAAAAGAAATGTCTGAAAAGCTCAACCAGAATGGCAGCATTCTGATAATTGAGCCCGCTGACAAGGTCAATTCCACTGAAATGAGGGGACTTGCTATCAGTCTAAAGGTTATGGGTCTTGGGATATACAGTCCTTGTTCTTTTATATGGGGCTCCGGCTGCAATCCCCAGGGTTGCTGGAGTTTTGAACAGCAAGAGGACATCGATCCGACAAGACTTATGACAAGGCTGGCAGAATGTGATGAACCCTACCGCTACATCAATCTTGATATCAAGTACACATATGTTATCCTGCGTAAGGATAATCTCACACGCATAAAGTACAGGGTTTCCCCCAAGGCTAAATTTGCAAAGCTCTCCAAACTCGGAAAGCATACAGGCAAACGAATTAACGTTATAGCTTCACTTATGTCAGGGGATCTGGGTGACGAAAAGAACCACCTGTTCAAGATATGTGACGGCACATCTGCAAAACCGGTATATGCCGTTCTTCCCGGCCATAACCTGACCCCTGAAAATGAGGTCATTACAAATGCCAGGTACGGAAGTCTGTTATCATTCCAGAATATACTTGTAAGGTATAACGAAGCTAACGATTCCTACAATTTGCTACTCAGCAAGGGCAGTCTTGTTGAAGCTGTGGAAGGATAA
- a CDS encoding APC family permease, translating to MEISGKLGLKEVIAMGVGGMVSGGIYAVLGVAMQQAGNAVTFSFLLAGILTLLTAYSYVKLTLHFKEEGGTFSFIEHVVSNKHIAGVFGWLLVVGYVGVMALYAFAFGSYLVSILGYPPDSFLRQAISVIIIAIFVGLNISGVKETGLYEDISVYIKIALLLSLAGLGIYFSDQSIAVLSSFFNKGILSSVTAFAIIFVAYEGFQLLTYDYKEIEDVNKNLPRGMYTAIIIAILIYITISFMSTLHLTPEQIIEDKEFSLAVAVRSFLGTAGFIVVIISALQSTSSGINATLFGTSRLTHKIATEKELPKAFSFRDKRGIPVYSLLIIGSLSALFAFVGTLEEITSFGSIVFLVADAAANYANLKLYKVTDSSPWTPLTAFAGCLIAIPIVIYHLYTTQLHILISIASIFAAVFFLEFLYLERQRI from the coding sequence ATGGAAATTTCAGGAAAACTGGGCCTGAAAGAGGTCATTGCCATGGGTGTCGGAGGAATGGTCTCCGGTGGCATATATGCAGTCCTGGGTGTGGCAATGCAGCAGGCCGGTAATGCGGTCACTTTCTCATTTCTCCTGGCAGGCATTCTGACTCTCCTCACAGCCTATTCCTACGTAAAACTTACACTCCATTTCAAAGAAGAGGGCGGAACATTTTCCTTTATAGAACATGTTGTAAGTAACAAGCATATAGCAGGTGTTTTCGGCTGGCTTCTTGTGGTAGGTTACGTGGGTGTCATGGCCCTATACGCTTTTGCATTTGGTTCCTATCTGGTCAGTATACTGGGATATCCCCCGGATTCATTTCTCAGACAGGCAATCTCGGTTATTATTATAGCCATTTTTGTGGGCCTGAATATTTCAGGAGTCAAGGAGACAGGCCTCTATGAGGATATTTCCGTTTATATCAAAATAGCTCTGCTGCTCTCACTGGCAGGGCTTGGCATCTATTTCTCAGACCAGAGTATAGCAGTCCTGTCATCTTTTTTCAATAAAGGGATACTGAGTTCTGTTACTGCGTTTGCGATAATATTCGTGGCTTATGAGGGTTTCCAGTTGCTTACATACGACTACAAGGAAATAGAGGATGTAAACAAGAACCTTCCACGTGGCATGTATACCGCTATAATCATTGCTATCTTGATATATATCACAATTTCCTTTATGTCCACACTGCACCTGACACCTGAGCAGATAATAGAGGACAAAGAGTTTTCACTGGCAGTTGCTGTAAGATCATTTCTTGGAACCGCCGGATTTATAGTCGTCATTATTTCCGCCCTTCAGAGCACATCTTCCGGGATCAATGCAACACTGTTCGGAACTTCCAGGCTGACCCATAAGATAGCTACGGAAAAAGAGCTTCCAAAGGCATTTTCATTCAGGGATAAAAGAGGCATTCCCGTATATTCCCTGCTTATCATAGGTAGTCTGAGTGCCTTATTTGCTTTTGTCGGCACACTTGAGGAGATAACAAGTTTCGGATCCATTGTTTTCCTTGTCGCTGATGCTGCGGCTAATTATGCCAATCTGAAACTATACAAAGTTACAGATTCCAGCCCCTGGACACCATTAACAGCTTTTGCAGGATGCCTCATAGCGATACCGATAGTGATCTATCACCTGTACACCACCCAGCTTCACATACTGATATCGATTGCTTCCATATTTGCAGCTGTGTTCTTCCTTGAGTTCCTGTATCTGGAAAGACAAAGGATCTGA
- a CDS encoding helix-turn-helix transcriptional regulator produces the protein MKKPLLDVIFASDKRKNVLMLLKEGPKETENLLSSLETTRQSLLPQIRILEDHHLITHYEDSYELTTLGEMTVSKMQPLIDTVKVFDNNIDYWGTHYFDFIPLHLLKRIDELGECKIIVPPIPEIFEFNKEVHERSKKSGFFVKICSSMHPKFFTLFSELAELGVEMTFLISEDLLDYLKREKYEEFRSLLENEKTTFYLYQEKMQFFSIVLNDQCVLLRLLQKDGSFSNLQAMFTGESAVNWGKELTEYFKQSSVQIVDI, from the coding sequence ATGAAGAAACCGTTACTTGATGTAATATTTGCTTCCGATAAAAGAAAAAATGTTCTCATGCTTCTGAAAGAGGGGCCAAAGGAAACAGAAAACCTTCTGAGTTCTCTGGAAACAACCAGGCAATCATTACTTCCACAGATAAGGATTCTTGAAGACCATCATCTTATCACACATTATGAAGACAGTTATGAACTGACAACTCTGGGTGAGATGACGGTTTCAAAAATGCAACCTTTGATTGATACGGTTAAAGTTTTCGATAACAATATAGATTACTGGGGAACCCATTATTTTGATTTTATCCCTTTACACCTTTTAAAAAGAATTGATGAACTTGGAGAATGTAAAATCATAGTTCCCCCGATACCGGAAATATTTGAATTCAATAAAGAGGTTCATGAGAGATCCAAGAAATCCGGCTTCTTTGTGAAAATATGTTCATCCATGCATCCCAAATTCTTTACACTCTTCTCAGAGCTTGCTGAGCTGGGTGTTGAGATGACGTTTTTGATATCCGAGGATCTTCTTGATTATCTTAAGAGGGAAAAATATGAGGAATTCAGGTCTTTGCTGGAAAATGAAAAGACAACCTTTTATCTTTATCAGGAAAAAATGCAGTTCTTCTCTATTGTACTGAACGATCAATGTGTTTTGCTAAGGCTCTTACAAAAAGACGGTTCATTCAGTAATCTGCAGGCAATGTTTACCGGCGAGAGTGCGGTCAACTGGGGCAAAGAGCTCACAGAATACTTTAAGCAAAGCTCCGTACAGATTGTAGATATATGA
- a CDS encoding carboxymuconolactone decarboxylase family protein yields the protein MRMLEEFFPEFTEKLDEIDSLYAEKRPIDEKTYQFLCFALSIKARSKPCVLKHFKGALEAGATVKELSYILALTMREAAGADDCWTHDVLGDWKEILKGNVSCTCCGDEDQD from the coding sequence ATGAGAATGCTTGAAGAATTTTTCCCTGAATTCACAGAGAAGCTTGATGAGATCGATAGCTTATACGCCGAGAAAAGACCGATTGACGAAAAAACATACCAGTTCCTCTGTTTTGCACTTTCCATCAAAGCCAGGTCAAAGCCATGTGTCCTTAAACATTTTAAGGGAGCACTGGAGGCAGGTGCAACTGTAAAGGAGCTCTCATACATCCTTGCGCTGACCATGAGAGAAGCTGCAGGTGCCGATGACTGCTGGACCCATGATGTACTGGGAGACTGGAAGGAAATCCTAAAAGGTAATGTATCCTGCACTTGCTGCGGTGACGAAGATCAGGACTGA
- a CDS encoding DUF6951 family protein: protein MTSEVTVNSAICGFKHKITGQLEGKKIITDIDTDCKKVATLAHMEIPKKETLNIKENYVMDQAKDACCSTCIVPAGVLHVCRMELGMLSKTLAKQSERVSIEFNEE from the coding sequence ATGACATCAGAAGTAACAGTCAATTCAGCCATATGTGGTTTTAAACATAAGATAACCGGCCAGCTAGAAGGAAAGAAGATAATTACTGACATAGATACTGACTGTAAAAAAGTTGCCACTCTTGCACATATGGAGATACCAAAGAAGGAAACACTGAATATTAAGGAAAACTACGTTATGGATCAGGCAAAGGATGCCTGTTGCTCCACATGCATAGTTCCCGCCGGGGTACTGCATGTATGCAGAATGGAGCTTGGTATGCTTTCCAAAACCCTGGCCAAACAATCCGAGAGAGTCAGTATCGAATTCAACGAAGAATAA
- a CDS encoding DUF6951 family protein, with product MPTTVKVNSAICGFTHKITGDLDGKNIIVDIETTCPKIQKMSHMEIPMMETMDIKDNYILDRAKEEQCTPGCIVPSGILHVCRFETGMISKNLAKKAGNISIDFDEL from the coding sequence ATGCCAACAACTGTCAAAGTAAACTCAGCTATCTGTGGTTTTACACATAAGATCACAGGAGATCTGGATGGTAAGAACATAATCGTGGATATTGAAACAACCTGTCCCAAAATACAAAAGATGTCACATATGGAAATCCCCATGATGGAAACCATGGACATAAAGGATAACTACATCCTGGACAGGGCAAAAGAAGAACAATGTACACCAGGTTGTATCGTGCCTTCAGGCATCCTGCATGTATGCAGGTTTGAGACAGGAATGATCTCAAAGAACCTGGCAAAGAAGGCAGGCAATATCAGCATCGATTTCGATGAACTCTGA